The nucleotide window GCCGCCGCCGCGCACCAGGCGCTGGTGTCGGGCGAGTTTCCCGAATCAGGCGACGCCACCACCCTGGTCGATGCGGCGAAGCGCCAGCTGGAAGCGGTCGGAGCGCATGACGCTGATCTCGCATCACTGGCTGAACGGCTCGCCGAGGTCGGCTACATCCTGTCGGACATCTCCACGGAGCTGGCCGGTTACGCGGCATCCCTTGACTCGGAAGGGCCCGAGCGGCTGGCCGAGGTTGAAGCGCGCCGTGCAGACCTCAACGTCCTCATTCGCAAGTACGCCCCGTCCATCAGCGAGGTGCTTGACTGGGCGGCCACCAGCCGGGACCGGCTCGATGAGATCAGCGGCGACTCAGACCGGATCGAGGGCCTGCACCAGGAAGCCGCCGCGCTGGAGAACAGCCTGGCCGCTGAGGCGGAGGTCCTTGGCCGGCTGCGCCGGGTGGCTGCCGAAGACCTGTCAGCACGGGTGAGTAACGAACTCTCCGCCCTTGCCATGCCTGATGCCCTGCTCATCATCGATGTTTCCTCGGGCGGAACACCTGGACCGCTGGGCTCCGACGAGGTTTCCTTCTCCCTCCAGCCGCACGCCGGGTCGGCCCCACGCCCGCTGGGCAAGGGCGCCTCGGGCGGTGAGCTGTCGCGGGTCATGCTGGCGATCGAGGTGGTTCTCGCTGCCGTGGACCCCGTACCGACCTTCGTCTTCGATGAGGTCGACGCGGGAGTCGGCGGCAAGGCCGCCGTCGAAATCGGACGCCGCCTCGCCATGCTGGCCCAGCACGTGCAGGTAGTGGTGGTCACCCACCTGCCGCAGGTGGCAGCGTTCGCGTCGCACCATATCCGCGTAACGAAGAGCAGGGCAGCAGACGGCGGTTTCACCGCCAGCGACGTCGAGGTCCTTCCGGAGTCGGAACGGGTGCGGGAACTCGCGCGAATGCTGGCGGGTCAGGAGGAGTCGGCCAGTGCCCAGGCACACGCCGAGGAACTCCTCCTTGATGCAGCGCGGACAGCCGCCAGGTGATAGGGTCGAACTCCGTGGTGCAGCAAACAATCTCCCGGTTCCAGAAGTCCGCTAAGACTACCAAGCACATCTTCGTCACAGGTGGTGTGGCGTCTTCTCTCGGCAAGGGACTGACGGCTTCCAGCCTCGGGCACCTGCTGCGGGCACGTGGCCTGTCAGTAACCATGCAGAAGCTGGATCCGTACCTCAACGTTGATCCCGGCACCATGAATCCGTTCCAGCATGGCGAGGTCTTCGTGACCGACGACGGCGCGGAGACGGACCTCGACATCGGCCACTATGAGCGCTTCCTCGATGAGAGCCTCGACGGGTCAGCCAACGTCACCACCGGGCAGGTGTACTCCGAGGTCATCGCCAAGGAACGCCGCGGCGAATACCTCGGTGACACCGTGCAGGTCATTCCGCACATCACCGATGAAATCAAGCGCCGCATGCGCCTGCCCGCTGAGCCCACAGGATCCCGCAAGGCACCCGACGTCATCATCACCGAGATCGGCGGCACGGTCGGTGACATCGAGTCCCAGCCTTTCCTTGAGTCAGCGCGCCAGGTGCGCCAGGACATCGGCCGCAACAACGTGTTCTTCGTCCACGTGTCGCTTGTGCCCTACATCGGCCCCTCCCAGGAGCTGAAGACCAAGCCCACCCAGCACTCAGTGGCCATGCTGCGCTCAATCGGTATCCAACCGGACGCCATCGTCATCCGTTCCGACCGCGAGGTCCCGGATGCCATGCGCGAGAAGATCGGCCGCATGTGCGACGTAGATGTCGATGCAGTGATCAACGCAGCGGATGCGCCGAGCATCTACGACATCCCCAAGACGCTTCACGCCCAGGGACTCGACGCCTACATCGTCCAGGCGCTCGACCTGAAGTTCAAGGATGTCAACTGGACCAAGTGGAACAAGTTGCTCGACGCCGTTCACCACCCGAAGCACCATGTGGAGATCGCGCTGGTCGGAAAGTACATCGACCTTCCGGATGCCTACCTCTCCGTGACTGAAGCGCTGCGTGCCGGCGGCTTCGCGAACAAGGCCAAGGTGCAGATCCGCTGGGTTCCCTCGGACGATTGCGCTACCCCGGACGGTGCGGCAAAGGCTCTGGAGGGTGCTGACGCCATCTGCGTGCCCGGCGGCTTCGGAATCCGGGGACTCGAGGGCAAGCTCGGTGCCCTGCGCTACGCCCGTGAGAACAAGGTGCCCACGCTGGGTCTCTGCCTCGGCCTCCAGTGCATGGTGATCGAATATGCCCGCAACGTTGTGGGCCTGTTGGGTGCTTCATCCACCGAGTTTGAACCCGACACCGACTTCCCGGTCATCGCCACCATGGCCGAGCAGCTTGAAATCGTTGCCGGTGAGGGCGACATGGGCGGCACCATGCGGCTCGGCCTGTGGGACGCGTCTCTCAAGGAGGGGTCCGTGATCGCAAAGACGTACGGCCGCACCGAGGTGAGCGAGCGCCACCGCCACCGCTACGAAGTGAACAACGAGTACCGGGAGAAGCTCGAAGCCGCCGGCCTGGTTGTGTCCGGTACCACCACGGACGGCAAGCTGGTCGAGTTCGTGGAACTGCCCGCTTCGACGCATCCGTACTACGTCTCCACCCAGGCCCACCCTGAATTGAGTTCTCGCCCCACCCGCCCGCATCCGCTGTTCGCAGGGCTG belongs to Arthrobacter tumbae and includes:
- the recN gene encoding DNA repair protein RecN, which produces MIEEIRIRDLGVIADATLSLGAGFSVVTGETGAGKTMVLSALNLLMGARSDAGAVRLGAKNASAEAVLRVDPAGAAAQRAVEAGGELETDDDGGAGLILARTVNSDGRSRAYVGGRSAPAGVLAEVGEKLVVVHGQSDQLRLRSPAAQREALDKFGGPELAAALTAYQATYRRWREVSASLEALRSAERDRLREAESLQAALEEIDAVDPQAHEDEALKAEAMKLGNVEELRTAAAAAHQALVSGEFPESGDATTLVDAAKRQLEAVGAHDADLASLAERLAEVGYILSDISTELAGYAASLDSEGPERLAEVEARRADLNVLIRKYAPSISEVLDWAATSRDRLDEISGDSDRIEGLHQEAAALENSLAAEAEVLGRLRRVAAEDLSARVSNELSALAMPDALLIIDVSSGGTPGPLGSDEVSFSLQPHAGSAPRPLGKGASGGELSRVMLAIEVVLAAVDPVPTFVFDEVDAGVGGKAAVEIGRRLAMLAQHVQVVVVTHLPQVAAFASHHIRVTKSRAADGGFTASDVEVLPESERVRELARMLAGQEESASAQAHAEELLLDAARTAAR
- a CDS encoding CTP synthase, which encodes MIGSNSVVQQTISRFQKSAKTTKHIFVTGGVASSLGKGLTASSLGHLLRARGLSVTMQKLDPYLNVDPGTMNPFQHGEVFVTDDGAETDLDIGHYERFLDESLDGSANVTTGQVYSEVIAKERRGEYLGDTVQVIPHITDEIKRRMRLPAEPTGSRKAPDVIITEIGGTVGDIESQPFLESARQVRQDIGRNNVFFVHVSLVPYIGPSQELKTKPTQHSVAMLRSIGIQPDAIVIRSDREVPDAMREKIGRMCDVDVDAVINAADAPSIYDIPKTLHAQGLDAYIVQALDLKFKDVNWTKWNKLLDAVHHPKHHVEIALVGKYIDLPDAYLSVTEALRAGGFANKAKVQIRWVPSDDCATPDGAAKALEGADAICVPGGFGIRGLEGKLGALRYARENKVPTLGLCLGLQCMVIEYARNVVGLLGASSTEFEPDTDFPVIATMAEQLEIVAGEGDMGGTMRLGLWDASLKEGSVIAKTYGRTEVSERHRHRYEVNNEYREKLEAAGLVVSGTTTDGKLVEFVELPASTHPYYVSTQAHPELSSRPTRPHPLFAGLVKAALARRGVKA